A genome region from Hippopotamus amphibius kiboko isolate mHipAmp2 chromosome 1, mHipAmp2.hap2, whole genome shotgun sequence includes the following:
- the HJV gene encoding hemojuvelin isoform X1 — translation MGDPGQSPSPWSPHGSPPTLSILTLLLLLCGHAHSQCKILRCNAEYVSSTLSLRGGGSPGALRGGGRGGGVGSSGLCRALRSYALCTRRTARTCRGDLAFHSAVHGIEDLMIQHNCSRQGPTAPPPPRGPALPGAGPVRSSGPPAPDPCDYEGRFSRLHGQPPGFLHCASFGDPHVRSFHHHFHTCRVQGAWPLLDNDFLFVQATSFPVASGANATTTRKLTIIFKNMQECIDQKVYQAEVDNLPAAFEDGSINGGDRPGGSSLSIRTANPGSHVEIQAAYIGTTIIIRQTAGQLSFSIKVAEDVARAFSAEQDLQLCVGGCPPSQRLSRSERSRWGAITIDTARQLCKEGLPVEDAYFHSCVFDVSISGDPNFTVAAQAALEDARAFLPDLEKLHLFPSDAGVPLSSATLLAPLLSGLFFLWLCIQ, via the exons ATGGGGGATCCAGGCCAGTCCCCTAGTCCATGGTCCCCCCATGGCAGTCCCCCAACTCTAAGCATTCTCACTCTCCTGCTGCTCCTCTGTGGACATG CTCATTCTCAATGTAAGATCCTCCGCTGCAATGCTGAGTATGTATCTTCCACTCTGAGCCTTAGAGGTGGGGGTTCACCAGGAGCCCTTCGAGGAGGAGGCcggggtggaggggtgggctCCAGCGGCCTCTGCCGAGCCCTCCGCTCCTACGCGCTCTGCACTCGGCGCACGGCCCGCACCTGCCGCGGGGACCTCGCCTTCCATTCTGCTGTGCACGGCATCGAAGACCTGATGATCCAGCACAACTGCTCCCGCCAGGGCCccacggcccctcccccaccccggggccCAGCCCTTCCGGGCGCAGGCCCGGTCCGCTCCTCTGGCCCCCCAGCCCCGGACCCCTGTGACTATGAAGGCCGGTTTTCCCGGCTGCACGGTCAGCCCCCAGGCTTCTTGCATTGCGCCTCCTTCGGGGACCCTCACGTGCGCAGCTTCCATCACCACTTTCACACGTGCCGTGTCCAAGGAGCTTGGCCCTTGCTGGATAATGACTTCCTTTTTGTCCAGGCCACCAGCTTCCCCGTGGCATCAGGGGCCAACGCCACCACCACCCGGAAG CTCACCATTATATTTAAGAACATGCAGGAATGCATTGATCAGAAGGTCTACCAGGCTGAGGTGGACAATCTTCCCGCAGCCTTTGAGGATGGTTCTATCAATGGAGGTGACCGACCTGGGGGCTCAAGTTTGTCCATTCGAACTGCTAACCCTGGGAGCCATGTGGAGATCCAAGCTGCCTACATTGGCACAACTATAATCATTCGGCAGACAGCTGGGCAGCTCTCCTTCTCCATCAAAGTAGCAGAGGATGTGGCCAGGGCCTTCTCAGCTGAGCAGGACCTGCAGCTCTGTGTTGGGGGATGCCCTCCTAGTCAGCGACTCTCACGCTCAGAGCGCAGTCGTTGGGGAGCTATCACCATTGATACTGCCAGACAGCTGTGCAAGGAAGGGCTGCCAGTTGAAGACGCTTACTTCCATTCCTGTGTCTTTGATGTTTCAATCTCTGGTGACCCCAACTTTACTGTGGCAGCTCAGGCAGCTCTGGAGGATGCTCGAGCCTTCCTGCCAGACTTGGAAAAACTGCACCTCTTCCCCTCAGATGCTGGAGTTCCTCTTTCCTCAGCAACCCTCCTGGCCCCACTCCTTTCTGGGCTCTTTTTTCTGTGGCTTTGCATTCAGTAA
- the HJV gene encoding hemojuvelin isoform X2, which yields MQECIDQKVYQAEVDNLPAAFEDGSINGGDRPGGSSLSIRTANPGSHVEIQAAYIGTTIIIRQTAGQLSFSIKVAEDVARAFSAEQDLQLCVGGCPPSQRLSRSERSRWGAITIDTARQLCKEGLPVEDAYFHSCVFDVSISGDPNFTVAAQAALEDARAFLPDLEKLHLFPSDAGVPLSSATLLAPLLSGLFFLWLCIQ from the coding sequence ATGCAGGAATGCATTGATCAGAAGGTCTACCAGGCTGAGGTGGACAATCTTCCCGCAGCCTTTGAGGATGGTTCTATCAATGGAGGTGACCGACCTGGGGGCTCAAGTTTGTCCATTCGAACTGCTAACCCTGGGAGCCATGTGGAGATCCAAGCTGCCTACATTGGCACAACTATAATCATTCGGCAGACAGCTGGGCAGCTCTCCTTCTCCATCAAAGTAGCAGAGGATGTGGCCAGGGCCTTCTCAGCTGAGCAGGACCTGCAGCTCTGTGTTGGGGGATGCCCTCCTAGTCAGCGACTCTCACGCTCAGAGCGCAGTCGTTGGGGAGCTATCACCATTGATACTGCCAGACAGCTGTGCAAGGAAGGGCTGCCAGTTGAAGACGCTTACTTCCATTCCTGTGTCTTTGATGTTTCAATCTCTGGTGACCCCAACTTTACTGTGGCAGCTCAGGCAGCTCTGGAGGATGCTCGAGCCTTCCTGCCAGACTTGGAAAAACTGCACCTCTTCCCCTCAGATGCTGGAGTTCCTCTTTCCTCAGCAACCCTCCTGGCCCCACTCCTTTCTGGGCTCTTTTTTCTGTGGCTTTGCATTCAGTAA